The Epilithonimonas zeae genome contains the following window.
CCTTAAAAAATATTATCCAAATCCAAAGCGTACCATTGTTGTTGGACTTTGGGGAAGTGAAGAGCAAGGACTGAATGGTTCAAGAGGTTTCGTTGCTGATAATCCTGAAATCATCAAAGGCGTGCAGGCAGTTTTCAATCAGGATAACGGAACGGGTAGAGTGGTGGATATCAGCGGGCAGGGTTTCAAAGATTCTTATGCCTATATCGGAAGATGGCTGGATGTAGCACCTAAAAAAGTAAAAGACCAGATCAAATCCACCTTTCCGGGAATGCCTGGCGGTGGCGGTTCTGACCACGCTTCGTTTGTCGCTGCGGGAGTTCCGGGATTTTCTTTGAGTTCGCTTAACTGGGGTTACTTCGGTTACACTTGGCACACGACGAAAGATACTTATGACAAAATCGTTTTTGATGAATTGAAGAATAATGTGATTCTGACCGCAACTTTAGCTTATATGGCTTCGGAAGACCTAGAATTTGTGAGCAGAGAAAAGCGTGTAATGCCGAATGATGACAAAGGTACTGCTGTAAAATGGCCGGAACAAAGAGAACCGAAAAGAAGCAGTAAGGATTATTAATTGTACAAATAAAGCGTTTCATAAGTGAAACGCTTTTTATTTGGTTTATAATATCAGTTTTATTTTTAATTCGTTGAAATGAGTTTCAGAATATTTGTATGATTTTCTGCAAACAATGGTTTACCACTTCATATTTTGGTGTTTGATTGGCATTATAAACAAATCACTCCAATGTATACGGAATATATATTCAAAAATCATAATATCTGCTATTCTTAAATATGAAAACGGTTTCAGTCTTAACTTAAATACGAAAACGGTTTCAGTCTTAAAAATATATATCTATTCTGTTTGCAGATTCAGATATCATCATTTAATGTTTTGTCAGGAACACCATAAATATCATTAACGCTGTTCTTGATTGATGAAGATATTCCCTTACCAAAGCATCTATTTTCTGTATTTGTTTGTTCATAGTTAAAGTTTAATAATTCGTATTGCAGTTCACATTTATTAGGATAAGGCAATATTGGATGATAAAAAGGCCGGACAGAAAAAAAATAGACAATGATAAAATCTAGTTTTTAAAAAACTGCCCGGCCAAAAAACTTACAGGAAAAGATCCCGCAAGCAAAACACTTCGTTAGGATTCTTTTATAAATCAGAGATTATTATTTCCAGTAATTCCCATTGGTGCATTACCGTTTGCTATGCTTTCCGGCCAGCCGGAAAGCCCGATGTGTACTTTACTGAAAAATTCAGTAAGATCATTTGTGTTTGTGCAGCAAAGAGAGTAATAAATGACATACAGCCCAAAAAAAACTATACCATATATGTACCTCAAGTGAATTTTGGGACATATAAAAACTTGTAATCGGTTGTGTGTTTTTATAATTCTAAATGAAAATGTTGTGTTAATGAAGATAAAAAAACCTTTATGGATTAGGGTTTAAGCCTTATAGGTATCTAAGTGGTATGTGTAAATTGATTGTTTTATATTATAATTACAATAAGAAAATGGTTTCCATATATACAATCCAGTAAAGATGTACTGAATATTGATGGAGCATCTATTATTACCAATGTGGAAATTTATGATGTCTCAGGTCAGAAAGTTCTGATATCAAAGATCTGAAAAGCAAGCAGCTTAATGTCAATAAGCTTCCGAAAGAAACTTATTTGCTTAAAGTTTTATTTGACGGGCAAAAACACACCTTAAAAATTATTAAAGAATAAAAAAACAGGCTCCATTTTAATGAAGCCTGTTTTTTACAGTTTATCAATCCGGATATAAATAATATCTTCATCAGAAGGGATATTCAGTCTTTTTCTTAAACGGTTTTTCCGGTTTTGAACAGATTTAATTGCAGTGAATGTATAAGTAGCAATTTCTTTTGTTGAAAAATTCAACTTGAGAGGTGCGGTGACCAAATGGCAGGATGTGAGAGAGCCGAAAAGAAGCAGTAAAGATTATTAATAGAGTTTGAGATTTAGAATTAAATTATATAAAACGGTTTTACAATAGTAGAATCGCTTTTTTACTTTAATGAATTCTTCCTTTTCAAAACTTTACCTCGCGGTTCATTCCCTTCATAAAGCGCAATGTCTGAGTGTAGAAATTGTGCAGCTGCCGCAGAATCTTCAACTTTGACTGAGCTTCTTTCTATCATTTCTGCTTCGAATTGTTTTAGCACACTTTCTCTGATTCCTCTTGATTTCCAATCAGATTTTGGTTGGCATTGTTTCGAAATGATTCGAGCCAAAGATAAAGCATCCAGCAAAGCCTGATTGGCGCCTTGCCCTTTGAACGGACTCATTGGATGAGCAGCGTCACCGATTAAGGTAGCTTTTCCTGCATTTAGTAATAAATCAGGATTGAGTAACTCTCGGTCATAAACCGGGTATCCGGAAACTTGACTGGCTAGAGTGGCCTCCATAATTTGAGGAATAGGAGCGTGCCATTGCGTACGTTTGATAGCTTCTTCTTTTAAAGCTTCAGAACCTTTTGAACTTAATTCTTTAGCTTCTTCCTCAGACATTGGGAAACTTAGTTGCCACATCACAGACTCAGAATTGAAAGGCATCATATAAATCCGTTCATTCCCATTGGCAGTTTGAAAAACAGTTGCCGAATCAAGCAAATGATTGTCACTACTATCTAAAGAACTTAAAGGACAAATCCCTAAAATCACAATACAGCCAAGATAACGTAAAGGTGAATTTTCTTCGCCAATTAAGATGTTACGAACTGCACTTCTGATACCGTCAGCTCCGACAATTAAATCGGCTTTTTCAGTTTTCAATTTGCCATTGACCTGTAAGTTAAGGTCTAATTTTCCGTCTTTGTTTTCATTAAAATTAATGAGTTGATGTCCCCATTTTATAGCATCATTGCCTCCTAATTGTTGAATCAATGTGGAGCGCAAGGCTTGTCTGGCGATGTGGATGTTGGTTTTTTTAGGACCGGGTTTTGTGGAGTTTGCCATCCACTTTCGCATTCCCCATTCGGCAACC
Protein-coding sequences here:
- a CDS encoding FAD-dependent oxidoreductase; this encodes MPTRTTYFTICKDCGGLGKKKKRIKKSLKLRYQSELENFEKTNREGSVPVRPEAHLYTCPTCSGSGLISTDEFPILDTENRPHVAIIGGGIGGVALAVACLHRGISFTIYERDNSFNERSQGYGLTLQQASKVIDGFGIYNLEQGVISTRHLVFKPDGTVVAEWGMRKWMANSTKPGPKKTNIHIARQALRSTLIQQLGGNDAIKWGHQLINFNENKDGKLDLNLQVNGKLKTEKADLIVGADGIRSAVRNILIGEENSPLRYLGCIVILGICPLSSLDSSDNHLLDSATVFQTANGNERIYMMPFNSESVMWQLSFPMSEEEAKELSSKGSEALKEEAIKRTQWHAPIPQIMEATLASQVSGYPVYDRELLNPDLLLNAGKATLIGDAAHPMSPFKGQGANQALLDALSLARIISKQCQPKSDWKSRGIRESVLKQFEAEMIERSSVKVEDSAAAAQFLHSDIALYEGNEPRGKVLKRKNSLK